A single region of the Nocardioides aquaticus genome encodes:
- a CDS encoding VOC family protein: MRIHELGHLVLYVRDLERSRRFYRDVLGWDEVRGEVPLPVPAAAFSSGRTHHELLLIEVGSAAAAMPPGPRLGLYHFGLKVGDSDDELREVVQHLTEHGVDIKGASDHTITHSLYIADPDGHEIELYVDVIPTEEWLADPSLVFAPIRPLRL, translated from the coding sequence ATGCGCATCCACGAGCTTGGCCACCTGGTGCTCTACGTCCGGGACCTGGAGCGCTCACGGCGGTTCTACCGAGACGTGCTCGGCTGGGATGAGGTCCGCGGGGAGGTGCCACTGCCGGTCCCCGCGGCGGCGTTCTCCTCCGGCCGTACCCACCACGAGCTGCTGCTCATCGAGGTGGGCTCCGCCGCGGCGGCGATGCCCCCGGGACCCCGGCTGGGCCTGTACCACTTCGGCCTGAAAGTCGGCGACAGCGACGACGAGCTGCGCGAGGTCGTGCAGCACCTCACCGAGCACGGAGTAGACATCAAGGGCGCCAGCGACCACACGATCACCCACTCGCTCTACATCGCCGACCCCGATGGGCACGAGATCGAGCTCTACGTCGACGTGATCCCGACCGAGGAATGGCTCGCCGACCCCTCGTTGGTCTTCGCCCCGATCCGTCCGCTACGCCTCTGA
- a CDS encoding PaaI family thioesterase produces the protein MTDLPSMLATWAEKFRPHREGVDLPPHHEQCLGCGPDNPHGHHLQVRRHGDGVVADHTFDNRHVGAPGIAHGGAVATVIDDLYGFLLYLVGTPAVTRQLTVEYRAPVMIGISYRLQAQVQRHEGRKLFLVASIAGPGGSVVGTSTAVFVAVGIDHFTRERQ, from the coding sequence ATGACTGACCTGCCATCGATGCTTGCCACGTGGGCTGAGAAGTTCCGCCCGCACCGGGAAGGAGTCGACCTGCCGCCCCACCACGAGCAGTGCCTTGGCTGCGGACCCGACAACCCGCACGGCCATCACCTCCAGGTTCGCCGCCATGGCGACGGCGTCGTGGCCGACCACACCTTCGACAACCGGCACGTCGGCGCTCCCGGCATCGCCCACGGCGGCGCAGTCGCCACGGTCATCGACGACCTTTACGGATTCCTGCTCTACCTCGTCGGGACACCAGCCGTCACGCGCCAGTTGACGGTCGAGTATCGAGCTCCAGTGATGATCGGCATCTCCTACCGACTGCAGGCACAAGTGCAGCGCCACGAGGGGCGAAAGTTGTTCCTCGTCGCCAGCATCGCCGGGCCTGGTGGGTCCGTAGTAGGAACATCAACGGCGGTGTTCGTCGCGGTGGGCATCGATCACTTCACCCGGGAACGGCAATGA
- a CDS encoding GbsR/MarR family transcriptional regulator: MSDAEQMMPSRWQDESEALLRVVERIALILNEAGIPRMPARVLAYMLAVDADRYSAAALADGVRVSPAAISGAVRYLTATRMVVKEREPGRRAEFYRVCEGDVCGVTVAAWIPVLKQWESVVESAAVELGARGGGHRLAEATEFIAFLRGETEGMLGRWVECRRDLG, translated from the coding sequence ATGAGCGATGCTGAGCAGATGATGCCGAGCCGCTGGCAGGACGAGAGCGAGGCGCTGCTTCGCGTGGTCGAGCGCATTGCCCTGATCCTGAACGAAGCCGGGATCCCACGGATGCCCGCCAGGGTGTTGGCCTACATGCTCGCCGTCGACGCTGACCGCTACTCCGCCGCCGCGCTCGCGGACGGGGTCCGGGTCAGTCCGGCCGCAATCTCCGGGGCCGTGCGCTATCTCACCGCGACACGGATGGTGGTCAAGGAGAGGGAACCCGGGAGGAGGGCGGAGTTCTACCGGGTCTGTGAGGGCGACGTGTGCGGCGTGACCGTGGCCGCCTGGATCCCGGTTCTCAAGCAGTGGGAGTCCGTGGTGGAGTCCGCCGCCGTCGAGCTGGGCGCGCGCGGCGGTGGCCACCGATTGGCCGAGGCGACGGAGTTCATTGCGTTCCTGCGCGGCGAGACGGAGGGCATGCTCGGGCGCTGGGTCGAGTGCCGCCGCGATCTTGGATGA
- a CDS encoding BLUF domain-containing protein — protein sequence MRSLTYVSSARMQWSEGELEELLASARAWNDARGLTGMLLYSGGNFIQAVEGPDEQVAQVFDRIGADQRHRGLLVVLDEQVEERVFPGWTMGFRRADAAGLGLEGHTDFLRDPAGAAGAGAAGTAPMVVLDSFRATMR from the coding sequence ATGCGCTCGCTCACCTACGTCAGCTCCGCCCGTATGCAGTGGAGCGAGGGGGAGCTCGAGGAGCTCCTCGCCTCGGCCCGGGCGTGGAACGACGCGCGGGGACTGACCGGGATGCTGCTCTACAGCGGCGGCAACTTCATTCAGGCCGTCGAGGGCCCCGACGAGCAGGTCGCGCAGGTCTTCGACCGGATCGGCGCCGACCAGCGGCACCGGGGCCTGCTGGTGGTGCTGGACGAGCAGGTCGAGGAGCGGGTGTTCCCGGGCTGGACGATGGGCTTCCGGCGCGCGGACGCCGCCGGCCTCGGGCTCGAGGGGCACACCGACTTCCTGCGGGACCCGGCCGGTGCGGCCGGTGCGGGCGCCGCCGGCACGGCGCCGATGGTCGTGCTGGACAGCTTCCGGGCGACGATGCGCTGA
- a CDS encoding DoxX family protein yields the protein MDVLVLIVRILFALLFLGAGIAHFSQREMMAGYAVSKCIPAAGLMVDISGAVIILGGLMVAVGVWPDLGALLLVGFLVPTASLMHDFWRETDPASKVNAQTQSLKELSLTGAALALFAFFASPGDELDPLVPGSVLTP from the coding sequence ATGGACGTTCTGGTTCTCATCGTCCGGATCCTTTTCGCGCTGCTGTTCCTGGGCGCCGGGATAGCTCACTTCAGCCAGCGCGAGATGATGGCCGGCTACGCGGTCAGCAAGTGTATTCCGGCAGCCGGGCTGATGGTGGACATCTCCGGCGCGGTCATCATTCTTGGTGGCCTCATGGTGGCCGTCGGTGTCTGGCCCGACCTGGGGGCCCTACTGCTGGTCGGCTTTCTGGTGCCGACAGCGTCGCTGATGCACGACTTCTGGCGCGAGACCGACCCTGCGAGCAAGGTGAACGCGCAGACCCAGTCCCTCAAGGAGCTATCCCTCACGGGCGCCGCGCTTGCCCTGTTCGCCTTCTTCGCCTCCCCGGGCGACGAGCTCGACCCGCTGGTGCCCGGCTCGGTGCTCACGCCGTGA
- a CDS encoding maleylpyruvate isomerase family mycothiol-dependent enzyme — translation MTWVAKERRSFAASFRDADPDAPTLCDGWTTRHLLAHVVQREHAILRNIWDQVTTNSPGEERFMRSLVTKAGSPHGYAALVDTLEAGPSRHSLMGRFDETLNLLEYVVHHEDLRRGSGPVPRRTLHEEEVRELWRRARPILTRAYRKAPVAVRLEPDDSALTAIGKHSSGVVLSGAPLELVLHAFGRRQAADIGIQGSADATRSFAEWSAQK, via the coding sequence ATGACCTGGGTCGCGAAGGAACGCCGCTCCTTCGCAGCTAGTTTCCGCGATGCAGATCCCGATGCGCCGACGCTCTGTGACGGGTGGACGACGCGACACCTACTCGCACATGTGGTCCAGCGCGAGCACGCGATCCTGCGCAACATCTGGGACCAGGTGACCACCAACTCGCCGGGCGAGGAGCGCTTCATGCGGTCGCTGGTCACCAAGGCCGGCAGCCCCCACGGATATGCCGCCCTGGTCGACACGTTGGAGGCAGGACCATCCCGACACTCGTTGATGGGTCGGTTCGATGAGACCTTGAATCTCCTCGAGTACGTCGTCCACCACGAGGACCTGCGCCGCGGATCCGGTCCGGTGCCGCGTCGCACGCTCCACGAGGAGGAGGTCCGGGAGCTCTGGCGCCGTGCAAGGCCGATCCTCACGAGGGCCTACCGGAAGGCGCCCGTCGCTGTCCGGCTCGAACCGGACGACAGCGCGCTCACCGCGATCGGTAAGCACTCGAGCGGAGTCGTCCTCTCGGGCGCGCCCCTCGAGCTCGTCCTGCACGCTTTCGGAAGGCGCCAGGCTGCGGACATCGGGATTCAGGGCTCAGCCGACGCAACGCGCTCCTTCGCCGAGTGGTCAGCGCAAAAGTGA
- a CDS encoding winged helix-turn-helix transcriptional regulator has protein sequence MTEQSGTSGQWPPGHCLGLQQALELIGGRWTGSILLAVLSGSRRFSDIRVAVPGVSDRLLCDRLRRLEAEGLLERHTTTESGLVGYAPTEAAQALVPALHAILDWTTRWRDDTGHQSDAGNDR, from the coding sequence GTGACCGAGCAGAGCGGCACCTCCGGACAATGGCCGCCCGGCCACTGCCTCGGCCTGCAGCAAGCGCTGGAGCTTATCGGTGGCAGATGGACGGGCAGCATCCTGCTCGCAGTGCTCTCGGGATCTCGGCGGTTCAGCGACATCCGCGTCGCCGTTCCTGGCGTCTCGGATCGGCTGCTGTGCGACCGGCTGCGCCGGCTCGAGGCCGAGGGACTCCTCGAGCGTCACACCACCACGGAATCGGGCCTGGTCGGCTATGCCCCGACCGAGGCGGCGCAGGCGCTCGTGCCCGCGCTCCACGCGATCTTGGACTGGACCACGCGATGGAGGGATGACACCGGGCATCAATCCGACGCCGGCAACGACCGCTGA
- a CDS encoding TetR/AcrR family transcriptional regulator: MSPVPGRPGRRPGHSSTREEIARAAREQFAAGGYDRVTLRAVAAQAGVDAALVAYFFGSKRELFDEVVNPFSDSSALMARLLDGDPRLVGERLARLVIEALDDTGRRERILGTIRTAAVEADTARKVGEKFTTELLEPVVSQLGVAQAPLRAALVMSQILGLALARHVVGLEDLTSASQDELVAALAPTLQRYLVGDIP; this comes from the coding sequence GTGAGCCCGGTCCCAGGACGACCAGGGCGCCGGCCGGGGCACAGTTCGACACGCGAGGAGATAGCTCGGGCAGCCCGCGAGCAGTTCGCCGCTGGAGGCTACGATCGCGTCACGCTGAGGGCGGTCGCAGCACAGGCGGGCGTGGATGCCGCCCTCGTGGCGTATTTCTTCGGCTCGAAACGAGAGTTGTTCGACGAAGTCGTCAACCCTTTTTCTGATTCGTCCGCGCTCATGGCTCGACTCCTGGACGGGGACCCGAGGCTCGTCGGCGAGCGCTTGGCAAGACTGGTGATCGAGGCACTCGATGATACGGGCCGGCGAGAGCGCATCCTCGGAACCATCCGCACCGCGGCGGTCGAAGCCGACACCGCTCGCAAGGTTGGCGAGAAGTTCACCACTGAGCTGCTGGAACCGGTCGTGTCCCAGCTCGGGGTCGCGCAGGCGCCATTGCGCGCCGCGCTCGTGATGTCGCAGATCCTTGGCCTCGCCTTGGCTCGCCACGTCGTCGGCCTCGAGGATCTGACCTCTGCAAGCCAGGACGAGCTGGTGGCCGCGCTTGCTCCCACGTTGCAGCGCTACTTGGTTGGCGACATCCCCTGA
- a CDS encoding winged helix-turn-helix transcriptional regulator: MDERENYCPVFHRAVELIGRRWNGPIIRALLDGAERFGEIRSRIPGLTDRLLAQRLRELEREGVVQRVTAAAGPVPRYMLTPKGQSLTPVIESIAQWAAMWGGLPDPHHMAILDSQREN, from the coding sequence GTGGACGAGAGGGAGAACTACTGTCCGGTCTTTCACCGCGCGGTCGAGCTGATTGGGCGGCGCTGGAACGGCCCGATCATCCGCGCACTGCTCGACGGAGCAGAGCGCTTTGGTGAGATCCGCTCGAGAATTCCGGGGCTCACGGACCGGCTGCTCGCCCAACGGCTTCGCGAGCTGGAGCGCGAGGGTGTGGTGCAGCGTGTCACGGCGGCCGCTGGACCTGTGCCGCGCTACATGCTGACGCCCAAGGGCCAGTCGCTGACGCCGGTGATCGAGTCCATAGCCCAGTGGGCTGCCATGTGGGGTGGCCTCCCGGATCCGCACCACATGGCGATCCTCGACAGTCAGAGGGAGAACTGA
- a CDS encoding excalibur calcium-binding domain-containing protein, which translates to MTAMTAAPAHAAKKYSNCDALHRDFKYGVARSKAAAQKQVRDGYHRPAYGDRARAVYRTNNGPLDRDDDGTACEA; encoded by the coding sequence GTGACCGCCATGACCGCCGCCCCGGCGCACGCGGCGAAGAAGTACTCGAACTGCGACGCGCTGCACCGCGACTTCAAGTACGGCGTGGCCAGGTCCAAGGCCGCCGCCCAGAAGCAGGTCCGGGACGGCTACCACCGGCCCGCGTACGGCGACCGGGCGCGCGCCGTCTACCGGACGAACAACGGCCCGCTGGACCGCGACGACGACGGCACGGCCTGCGAGGCCTGA
- a CDS encoding MDR family MFS transporter, translated as MSTASSPGAGAPGAPGEQVMPELTHRQILTVLVGLMLGMLVAALSQTIVATALPTIVGELGGQDQLAWVVSATLLTSTASTPIWGKLSDLYGRKIMFQSAIGIFLVSSLAAGFAQNMGQLVGSRAVMGLGVGGLMALSQAIIGDVVSPRERGRYQGYIGSVFGLATVAGPLLGGFLVEHLSWRWTFWVGIPIGIVALVVTERVLKLPFPRRRHAIDWLGAFFIVAGISALLLMLSLGGKEFAWNSAWTYGLTAVALTMLALTVWQERRADEPIMPPRLFANHTFVITSLAGFVVGVAMFGAIIFLPQYLQIVKGESPTASGLLTLPLMVGLLATSIGSGRLITRTGRYKIFPVVGLLVAAVGLTLMSRLSVDTSLWLAGVFMFITGAGIGMVMQVLVLATQNAVPHADLGVATSGATFFRSLGGAMGVAVFGALLTHRLRDTIPAQLTAAGVSADQMPAGSATQGSPEQIAALPEPIHLAVTTGFAEALQTTFLAAVPFAILGFLILLFLRETPLRETRGHTSGEDLAAAFETSVDPDAHLTDDEDAPRPENPPPPERPPHRR; from the coding sequence ATGAGTACGGCATCCTCCCCCGGAGCCGGTGCCCCCGGGGCACCCGGCGAGCAGGTGATGCCGGAGCTGACGCACCGGCAGATCCTCACCGTCCTGGTCGGGCTCATGCTCGGCATGCTGGTCGCCGCCCTGTCCCAGACGATCGTGGCCACCGCGCTGCCCACCATCGTCGGTGAGCTCGGCGGTCAGGACCAGCTGGCCTGGGTCGTCTCGGCCACCCTGTTGACCTCGACCGCCTCCACTCCCATCTGGGGCAAGCTGTCGGACCTGTACGGCCGCAAGATCATGTTCCAGTCCGCGATCGGGATCTTCCTGGTCTCCTCACTCGCCGCCGGGTTCGCCCAGAACATGGGGCAGCTGGTGGGGTCCCGGGCCGTGATGGGACTCGGCGTCGGCGGGCTGATGGCACTGTCCCAGGCGATCATCGGCGACGTCGTCAGTCCCCGCGAACGCGGCCGCTACCAGGGCTACATCGGCTCGGTCTTCGGCCTGGCCACCGTCGCCGGGCCCCTGCTGGGTGGCTTCCTGGTCGAGCACCTCTCGTGGCGATGGACCTTCTGGGTCGGGATCCCCATCGGCATCGTGGCCCTGGTGGTGACCGAACGCGTCCTGAAGCTTCCGTTCCCACGCCGCCGGCACGCTATCGACTGGCTGGGGGCGTTCTTCATCGTCGCCGGGATCAGCGCGCTGCTGCTAATGCTCTCGCTCGGCGGGAAGGAGTTCGCCTGGAACTCGGCCTGGACCTACGGGTTGACCGCGGTAGCTCTAACCATGCTGGCGCTCACGGTCTGGCAGGAGCGCCGGGCCGACGAACCGATCATGCCGCCGCGGCTGTTCGCCAACCACACCTTCGTCATCACCAGCCTGGCCGGCTTCGTCGTCGGGGTCGCCATGTTCGGCGCCATCATCTTCTTGCCGCAGTACCTGCAGATCGTCAAGGGCGAGTCCCCCACCGCCTCCGGCCTGCTGACCCTTCCGCTGATGGTCGGCCTGCTGGCCACCTCCATCGGATCGGGGCGGCTGATCACCCGCACCGGCCGCTACAAGATCTTCCCCGTCGTCGGCCTGCTGGTCGCCGCCGTCGGCCTGACGCTGATGAGCCGGCTGTCAGTGGACACCTCGCTGTGGCTGGCCGGCGTTTTCATGTTCATCACCGGCGCCGGCATCGGCATGGTGATGCAGGTCCTCGTGCTGGCGACCCAGAATGCGGTGCCCCACGCCGACCTCGGCGTCGCCACCTCCGGAGCCACGTTCTTCCGCTCCCTGGGCGGTGCGATGGGAGTCGCCGTCTTCGGCGCACTGCTCACCCACCGGCTCCGCGACACCATCCCCGCGCAGCTGACGGCGGCCGGGGTGAGCGCCGACCAGATGCCCGCCGGCTCGGCCACCCAGGGCAGCCCCGAACAGATCGCGGCGCTGCCCGAGCCCATCCACCTCGCGGTCACCACCGGGTTCGCCGAGGCGCTACAGACCACGTTCCTCGCCGCCGTACCGTTCGCGATCCTCGGCTTCCTCATCCTGCTGTTCCTGCGAGAGACCCCGCTCCGCGAGACCCGGGGACACACCTCGGGCGAGGACCTCGCCGCCGCGTTCGAGACCTCCGTCGACCCCGACGCACATCTCACCGACGACGAAGACGCCCCACGGCCCGAGAACCCCCCGCCCCCGGAGAGACCACCCCACCGTCGCTAG
- a CDS encoding luciferase family protein: MTGSLADLADLPARGGVRPRTTPSNPHTQLDQQPHDDRPRSLLEKRLAQLPGVVWRPSMISVPGARALTLPPEAAHGPPEAFMIGTEFAHLHPAPDQSLHLVVPPDVASGLIQAGWAELHPVARRGLITSGAVMVYAPRDEEEAEVVSQIVTASFEYARDAPA; this comes from the coding sequence GTGACCGGCTCGCTGGCAGACCTGGCCGACCTCCCCGCTCGAGGCGGTGTCAGGCCGCGCACCACGCCGAGCAATCCGCACACCCAGCTCGACCAACAGCCTCACGACGATCGGCCGCGCAGCCTGCTGGAGAAGCGGCTCGCTCAGTTGCCGGGGGTGGTCTGGCGCCCCAGCATGATCTCGGTGCCGGGAGCCCGCGCCCTGACCCTGCCGCCGGAGGCCGCGCATGGGCCACCCGAGGCCTTCATGATCGGCACCGAGTTCGCCCACCTGCACCCCGCACCGGACCAGTCCCTGCACCTGGTAGTACCGCCCGATGTTGCTTCCGGCCTGATCCAGGCAGGCTGGGCAGAGCTGCACCCGGTCGCCCGCCGCGGCCTGATCACCTCCGGTGCCGTGATGGTCTACGCACCCCGCGACGAGGAGGAGGCAGAGGTAGTCTCCCAGATCGTGACCGCGTCCTTTGAGTACGCGAGGGACGCCCCGGCCTGA
- a CDS encoding TetR/AcrR family transcriptional regulator, whose protein sequence is MLLEATVACLVELGYTGTTSAAVAEKAGLSRGAQLHHFGTRDQLVVAAVEHLAQKRLRRVREALADLSPATTQGAKRPRSRIEPQEAALGLLAEALSGPLYAATLELWVAARSHPDLRAQLIPAEERVNDELAQICRTYLTADPVKIRLTLDLLLGRGVSGLLTSHPGHRQEQVLAAWAQLLRGRPSHD, encoded by the coding sequence GTGCTGCTGGAGGCCACCGTGGCGTGCCTGGTCGAGCTGGGCTACACCGGCACCACCAGTGCCGCGGTGGCCGAGAAGGCCGGCTTGTCACGAGGCGCACAGCTGCACCACTTCGGGACCCGAGACCAGCTGGTGGTCGCGGCGGTTGAGCATCTGGCGCAGAAGCGCCTGCGGCGGGTGCGCGAGGCGTTGGCCGACCTGTCCCCGGCCACGACTCAAGGGGCGAAGCGGCCTCGGAGTCGGATCGAGCCGCAAGAGGCTGCGCTCGGGCTGCTGGCAGAGGCGCTTTCGGGTCCGCTGTACGCCGCCACCCTGGAACTGTGGGTGGCCGCACGCTCACATCCCGATCTGCGAGCCCAGTTGATCCCAGCCGAGGAGCGCGTCAACGACGAGCTTGCGCAGATCTGTCGCACCTACCTCACCGCCGACCCGGTCAAGATCCGACTCACCCTCGACCTCCTCCTCGGCAGGGGGGTCAGCGGCCTGCTCACCTCCCACCCAGGCCACCGCCAAGAGCAGGTCCTCGCCGCCTGGGCCCAACTCCTGAGAGGCCGTCCATCCCATGACTGA
- a CDS encoding DoxX family protein yields the protein MDVVVLVGRILFAMLFLMSGFGHLTQTKMMAQYTASRGVPQALAPAAVFGTGLLIVAGALMVLLGAWGDLGALFLVVFLVPTAVIMHGPWGVEDPQQRMMEQTQFLKDLALAGAALMVLVLFGWAGPDLGLTLTDPLFDLD from the coding sequence GTGGACGTAGTCGTGTTGGTGGGGCGCATCCTGTTCGCCATGTTGTTCTTGATGTCGGGATTCGGGCACCTGACCCAGACCAAGATGATGGCTCAGTACACCGCCTCTCGCGGGGTTCCCCAGGCGCTCGCCCCGGCAGCGGTCTTCGGGACGGGGCTGCTGATCGTGGCCGGCGCACTGATGGTCCTGCTGGGCGCCTGGGGCGACCTGGGCGCCCTGTTCCTGGTGGTCTTCCTGGTTCCCACGGCCGTGATCATGCACGGCCCCTGGGGCGTCGAAGATCCTCAGCAGCGGATGATGGAACAGACCCAGTTCCTCAAGGACCTGGCGCTGGCCGGGGCGGCGCTGATGGTGCTGGTCCTGTTCGGCTGGGCCGGCCCGGACCTGGGCCTCACCCTGACCGACCCGCTGTTCGACCTCGACTGA
- a CDS encoding rhodanese-like domain-containing protein — MREIDIDQLAAALDEGATLVDVRESTEYAEAHVPGAVNIPMGRLTSRLDELDRTSPVHVICASGNRSAAMTEVLLAQGFEAVDVVGGTSAWLRSGRPVVRGAAVGTGAGGTR; from the coding sequence ATGCGTGAGATCGACATCGACCAGCTCGCCGCGGCGCTCGACGAGGGCGCGACGCTCGTCGACGTCCGCGAGAGCACCGAGTACGCCGAGGCCCACGTCCCGGGGGCGGTGAACATCCCGATGGGACGGCTGACCTCCCGGCTCGACGAGCTCGACCGCACCTCGCCCGTGCACGTGATCTGCGCCAGCGGCAACCGCAGTGCGGCGATGACCGAGGTGCTGCTCGCGCAGGGCTTCGAGGCTGTCGACGTCGTCGGCGGCACCAGCGCCTGGCTCCGCTCCGGGCGCCCCGTGGTCCGCGGCGCGGCGGTCGGCACCGGGGCGGGAGGGACCCGATGA
- a CDS encoding thermonuclease family protein: MRHEWSWRALAVTVTAVTAVATGCSVEDGGRPERASSSGDRAARGEAGADAAERSAEPQPRTRPGTPRRTAPPPAPSPTATPRPRPTFLVARVIDGDTLELGNGDGVRLVGIDTPERGECGFDEATANLVRLVEGRNVTLTMSDEDTDRYGRLLRYVNIGTTDAGLRLIKNGRAVARYDSRDGYGFHRREPAYIAADRDTPRARCARAAPTPSTPAPAAPAGDCAAGYSPCVPVYPPDVDCPDVDGPVSVSGTDPHALDADGDGVACE, encoded by the coding sequence GTGAGGCACGAGTGGAGCTGGCGCGCGCTGGCGGTCACGGTGACCGCGGTGACCGCCGTCGCCACCGGGTGCTCGGTCGAGGACGGCGGGCGCCCGGAGCGGGCCTCGTCGTCGGGCGACCGCGCCGCACGCGGCGAGGCCGGGGCGGACGCAGCGGAGCGGTCCGCAGAGCCGCAGCCGAGGACCCGGCCAGGCACGCCGCGTCGTACCGCTCCTCCCCCGGCACCCAGCCCGACCGCCACCCCCAGGCCCCGACCCACCTTCCTCGTCGCCCGAGTCATCGACGGCGACACCCTGGAGCTGGGGAACGGCGACGGCGTGCGGCTGGTCGGCATCGACACCCCCGAGCGCGGCGAGTGCGGCTTCGACGAGGCCACGGCCAACCTCGTGCGCCTGGTCGAGGGCAGGAACGTCACCCTGACGATGTCGGACGAGGACACCGACCGCTACGGCCGGCTGCTGCGCTACGTGAACATCGGCACCACCGACGCGGGCCTGCGCCTGATCAAGAACGGTCGCGCCGTCGCCCGCTACGACTCCCGCGACGGCTACGGGTTCCACCGACGAGAGCCCGCCTACATCGCGGCCGACCGGGACACCCCCCGGGCTCGCTGCGCCCGAGCAGCCCCCACACCGTCCACCCCGGCACCCGCAGCACCCGCCGGGGACTGCGCGGCCGGATACTCACCCTGCGTACCGGTCTACCCGCCCGACGTCGACTGTCCCGACGTCGACGGGCCCGTCTCCGTCTCGGGCACCGACCCGCACGCCCTGGACGCCGACGGCGACGGCGTCGCCTGCGAGTAG
- a CDS encoding redoxin domain-containing protein: protein MTGLRVGDLAPDFELSDQHETPVRLSRLLAAGPVVLFFYP, encoded by the coding sequence ATGACTGGGCTGCGAGTCGGTGACCTTGCCCCGGACTTCGAACTGTCCGACCAGCATGAGACTCCGGTCCGGTTGAGTCGGCTGCTCGCGGCCGGGCCGGTGGTGTTGTTCTTCTACCCGTAG
- a CDS encoding MarR family winged helix-turn-helix transcriptional regulator, with product MESIEQELTLLVRRAQKVHLRGGPTEQVVERAAYGILAWLHDTGPLRSSELAAHFHLDASTISRQVAALEQAGLVTREPDADDRRALRLRLTDRGRGVLTTTRAERRGVVRDLLRSWSPEDLARFASLLAAFNAGLDEHLTGDPHTAEGGQR from the coding sequence GTGGAGTCCATCGAGCAGGAGCTAACCCTGTTGGTGCGTCGTGCCCAGAAGGTGCACTTGCGCGGCGGCCCGACAGAGCAGGTCGTGGAGAGGGCCGCCTACGGGATCCTCGCGTGGCTCCATGACACCGGCCCACTGCGGTCCAGTGAGCTCGCAGCGCACTTCCACCTGGACGCCTCGACGATCAGCCGACAGGTCGCGGCCCTAGAGCAGGCCGGCCTGGTCACGCGCGAACCGGACGCCGATGACCGGCGCGCTCTCCGGCTGCGGCTCACCGATCGAGGCCGAGGCGTGTTGACGACGACGCGGGCGGAACGACGCGGCGTCGTCCGGGACCTGCTGCGGTCGTGGTCGCCCGAGGATCTGGCGCGCTTCGCGTCCCTGCTCGCCGCGTTCAACGCCGGCCTCGACGAGCATCTGACCGGGGATCCGCACACCGCGGAAGGGGGCCAGCGATGA